The Deinococcus roseus genome window below encodes:
- a CDS encoding EAL domain-containing protein yields the protein MKEQFKDSRQEIDLLRNRVGELEGAARFLELNFSQSALGIVVLDHQQKLVRANQRFCTFLGYEEHELKGKHWKEVSHPSSVPENAGLYEALMSGELDHFTIEKRYVRKDGRVVWGALSVYNLKMSLEDQGAVIAVVQDIQPVKDTQMALVHSEANLKAVVEHTQQAFVLLDAYRRPLVFNHFAQQALAMLSSTPLELGKDLFSCVPEHLNAAFLKHFQKALDGQISITEAKIEGPKPRWFEFAFAPIRDESAGVSRVLLTAQDITQRKDSERKFRDLNAELELKVAQQQNRLEQEEAWNAQAAQRIKDTELRTKAVLRALPDLMLVIDPEGRFIDYSLQDERDLHGLPHNFLGLTPAEVFPQHLAHLYMEAIQTVQTYAEPEVLEYALDQYSERRYFEARFVPYTHQKVLAIVRDTTERKQIEQLNAVQQHILYLTARSENTREILSGLCSMIEDINPGALCSVLHHDPLTHILWHLASPSLPESFIEQVDGLKAGPQAGSCGTAAYLGRTVIVVDIETDPLWEHYRDLARSHHLRSCWSNPVLDRNGTVLATFALYYRQPKAPSAFQRRMIDTCVDLVRIVLEREASEARIRRLAFFDALTGLPNRVSIENTVVELLRKADQQNTQLAFLYMDMDNFKNVNDSLGHSAGDRLLIQVAERIRQSLPEKGLVARQSGDEFIVVIPETSHQEATEVASRLLSDSIQPFHIDGHELIAAHSIGISLYPEDAFNFDLLRKHADTALYHAKRSGRNQFSFFTEDMRLRAMDRLRIETALRSVLSRRELRLHYQPIMDLQTERVMGVEALLRWNSPELGEVPPTRFIPIAEEMGIIEDITCWVLREACSMNQRMLQQGIGNLPVSVNLSDIHFRSRALVDAVAQTLKETGMEPQYLDLEVTESLLMSNLDSAIDLLGELSDLGVTVSLDDFGTGYSSLTYLQRLPLDRLKVDRSFMQNLVADQRGQAVTRAVIALGHSLGLMVVAEGVEEKTQHDWLRKLNCDGVQGFLMARPLQEDRLLEFLKAHPILE from the coding sequence ATGAAAGAGCAATTCAAGGATTCCCGGCAGGAAATCGATCTGCTGCGCAACCGGGTCGGCGAACTTGAGGGTGCTGCACGCTTTCTGGAACTCAACTTCTCCCAGTCTGCTCTGGGCATTGTGGTGCTGGACCACCAGCAAAAACTGGTGCGGGCCAACCAGCGCTTCTGCACCTTTCTGGGCTACGAAGAGCACGAACTGAAAGGCAAGCACTGGAAAGAGGTCTCCCACCCTTCCAGCGTTCCCGAAAATGCTGGCCTCTATGAAGCCCTGATGTCTGGGGAACTGGACCACTTCACCATTGAAAAACGCTATGTGCGCAAAGATGGCCGGGTGGTGTGGGGCGCACTGTCGGTGTACAACCTGAAAATGTCCCTGGAAGACCAGGGGGCAGTCATTGCGGTGGTGCAGGACATCCAGCCCGTCAAAGACACCCAGATGGCCCTGGTCCATTCCGAGGCCAACCTCAAGGCTGTGGTGGAACACACCCAGCAGGCTTTTGTGCTGCTGGACGCTTACCGCCGTCCGCTGGTGTTCAACCATTTTGCCCAGCAGGCCCTGGCCATGCTTTCATCCACGCCCCTGGAACTGGGAAAAGATTTGTTCTCCTGCGTGCCAGAACACCTCAATGCGGCTTTTCTCAAGCATTTCCAGAAAGCGCTGGACGGGCAAATCAGCATCACCGAGGCCAAAATTGAGGGGCCGAAACCCCGCTGGTTTGAGTTTGCTTTTGCCCCCATCCGGGATGAAAGTGCCGGGGTTTCCCGGGTGCTGCTGACCGCCCAGGACATCACCCAGCGCAAGGATTCGGAGCGCAAATTCCGCGACCTCAATGCCGAACTGGAATTGAAGGTGGCCCAGCAGCAAAACCGCCTGGAGCAGGAAGAGGCCTGGAATGCCCAGGCTGCCCAGCGCATCAAGGACACTGAACTGCGCACCAAGGCCGTGTTGCGGGCCCTGCCAGACCTGATGCTGGTGATTGACCCGGAAGGGCGCTTCATTGATTACAGCCTGCAGGATGAGCGGGATTTGCATGGGCTGCCCCACAACTTTCTGGGCCTCACACCCGCAGAGGTGTTCCCCCAGCACCTCGCCCACCTGTACATGGAGGCCATCCAGACGGTGCAGACCTACGCTGAACCCGAAGTGCTGGAATACGCGCTGGACCAGTATTCAGAGCGGCGTTACTTTGAGGCCCGTTTTGTGCCTTACACCCACCAGAAGGTGCTGGCCATTGTGCGGGACACCACCGAACGCAAGCAGATTGAACAGCTCAATGCCGTGCAGCAACACATCCTGTACCTGACTGCCCGCTCTGAGAACACCCGTGAAATTCTGAGCGGCCTGTGCTCCATGATCGAGGACATCAATCCGGGAGCATTGTGCTCGGTGCTGCACCACGATCCCCTCACCCACATCCTCTGGCATCTGGCCTCTCCCAGTTTGCCTGAAAGCTTCATCGAGCAGGTGGATGGCCTGAAGGCCGGACCCCAGGCGGGTTCCTGTGGAACTGCGGCTTACCTGGGGCGCACCGTGATCGTGGTAGACATCGAAACCGATCCGCTGTGGGAGCATTACCGGGATCTGGCCAGATCCCACCACTTGCGCTCCTGCTGGTCGAATCCGGTGCTGGACCGCAATGGTACCGTGCTGGCCACTTTTGCCCTGTATTACCGGCAACCCAAAGCCCCCAGTGCCTTCCAGCGCCGCATGATCGACACCTGCGTGGATCTGGTGCGCATTGTGCTGGAACGTGAGGCCTCAGAAGCCCGCATCCGCAGGCTGGCGTTCTTTGATGCCCTGACCGGACTTCCAAATCGGGTTTCCATCGAGAACACTGTGGTGGAACTGCTCAGGAAAGCGGACCAGCAAAACACCCAGCTGGCCTTCCTGTACATGGACATGGACAACTTCAAAAACGTCAACGACTCGCTTGGGCATTCTGCTGGAGACAGGCTTTTGATTCAGGTGGCAGAACGCATCCGACAAAGCCTGCCTGAAAAAGGCCTGGTGGCCCGCCAGAGCGGAGACGAATTCATCGTGGTGATCCCGGAAACCTCCCACCAGGAAGCCACCGAGGTGGCAAGTCGCCTGCTCAGCGATTCCATTCAGCCGTTCCACATCGATGGGCATGAACTGATTGCTGCGCACTCCATCGGGATCAGCCTGTACCCGGAAGATGCTTTCAATTTTGACCTGCTCAGAAAACACGCAGACACTGCGCTCTACCATGCCAAACGTTCAGGGCGAAACCAGTTTTCTTTTTTCACCGAGGACATGCGCCTCAGGGCCATGGACCGACTGCGCATCGAAACGGCCCTGCGTTCTGTGCTGTCCAGACGGGAACTGAGGCTGCATTACCAGCCCATCATGGATTTGCAAACCGAACGGGTGATGGGCGTGGAAGCCCTCCTGCGCTGGAACTCGCCCGAACTGGGAGAGGTGCCTCCCACCCGCTTCATTCCCATTGCCGAAGAAATGGGCATCATTGAAGACATCACCTGCTGGGTGCTGAGAGAAGCCTGCTCCATGAACCAGCGCATGTTGCAGCAGGGAATCGGCAATTTGCCGGTCTCGGTGAACCTCAGCGACATCCATTTTCGCAGCCGTGCCCTGGTAGACGCGGTGGCCCAGACCCTGAAGGAAACCGGCATGGAGCCCCAGTACCTCGATCTGGAAGTCACCGAAAGCCTCCTGATGAGCAACCTGGATTCGGCCATTGACCTGCTGGGAGAACTCAGCGATCTGGGCGTGACGGTGTCTCTGGATGACTTTGGCACCGGATACTCCAGCCTCACTTACCTGCAGCGTCTGCCGCTGGATCGCCTGAAGGTGGACCGCTCTTTCATGCAGAACCTGGTGGCAGACCAGCGTGGACAGGCCGTGACCCGAGCCGTGATCGCTCTGGGACACAGTCTTGGCCTGATGGTGGTGGCAGAGGGTGTGGAGGAGAAAACCCAGCACGACTGGCTCCGCAAACTCAACTGCGATGGGGTGCAGGGCTTCCTGATGGCCAGACCGCTGCAGGAGGACCGGCTGCTGGAGTTTCTGAAAGCCCATCCCATTCTGGAATGA
- a CDS encoding ABC-F family ATP-binding cassette domain-containing protein: MSIHVMTLSHFVGLKKVLDAVQMEIDPHQKVALVGKNGSGKSTLLKLIAGELTPDAGTVQTMGKVAVVQQLPPDLHITLTDHLTPPALRQAREHLEAAESLLADPTEENLSLYAKAEEVFRELGGWDFSQRMEQLLSELGLPERQLLSQLSGGQLRRVMLARVMLENADIYLLDEPTNHLDVQGKKTLVQWIRDSSATMVLASHDRAFMDQVATRTLVLERGHLTAFAGGYSKAMQQKQELETAQMRDHQAQSRKVDALTQEVQALKSSARSSNTFNHKRAGNQALIMAKNKAEYAGNQADKQARAMERRVERLREQMPDKPYQDRQQLVIPESLPTQYPNDLVRLEGLDTFCTHNIHLTLKKGMRVALLGENGSGKSTLLKALQSSNPAVLIGSHVKVYFCGQHHEELQQHKTMLDALLYSNPKLKLAEVYNILGHLDLPRDPRMEIAGLSGGERTRLSLACLSVTDAHLLLLDEPTNHLDIQSIEALEDFLLAFGGGMVFASHDQRLVEKVATHTLTLQGQGHVLVDR; encoded by the coding sequence ATGTCAATTCATGTGATGACGTTGTCCCATTTTGTGGGACTGAAAAAAGTGCTGGACGCAGTCCAGATGGAAATAGACCCCCACCAGAAAGTTGCTCTGGTTGGAAAAAACGGCAGTGGCAAGAGCACCCTCTTGAAACTCATTGCAGGGGAACTCACCCCGGATGCTGGAACCGTGCAGACCATGGGAAAAGTTGCTGTTGTGCAGCAACTCCCGCCCGACCTGCACATCACCCTCACCGATCACCTGACCCCTCCTGCCCTCAGGCAGGCCAGGGAACACCTGGAAGCAGCAGAAAGCCTGCTGGCTGACCCCACCGAAGAAAACCTCAGTCTGTACGCAAAAGCAGAGGAGGTTTTCCGGGAACTGGGCGGCTGGGATTTCAGCCAGCGCATGGAGCAACTGCTCTCTGAACTGGGGTTGCCAGAACGGCAACTGCTCAGCCAGTTGTCTGGAGGTCAACTCAGGCGGGTGATGCTGGCCAGGGTGATGCTGGAGAACGCAGACATCTACCTGCTGGACGAACCCACCAACCACCTGGACGTGCAGGGCAAGAAAACCCTGGTGCAGTGGATCCGGGACAGTTCTGCCACCATGGTGCTCGCCTCCCATGACCGGGCATTCATGGACCAGGTGGCGACCCGCACCCTGGTGCTGGAAAGGGGCCACCTGACAGCATTTGCCGGAGGTTACTCAAAAGCCATGCAGCAGAAACAGGAACTGGAAACCGCCCAGATGCGAGACCACCAGGCCCAGAGCCGCAAGGTGGACGCCCTGACGCAGGAGGTGCAGGCCCTGAAAAGCTCTGCCCGTTCCAGCAACACCTTCAACCACAAGCGGGCGGGGAATCAGGCGCTGATCATGGCCAAAAACAAGGCCGAGTATGCAGGCAACCAGGCCGACAAACAGGCCAGGGCCATGGAAAGGCGGGTGGAGCGCCTGCGGGAACAGATGCCTGACAAGCCCTACCAGGACCGCCAGCAACTGGTCATTCCAGAATCCCTGCCCACCCAGTACCCCAACGATCTGGTGCGTCTGGAAGGACTGGACACCTTCTGCACCCACAACATCCACCTCACCCTGAAAAAAGGGATGCGGGTGGCCCTGCTGGGAGAGAACGGCAGCGGCAAGAGCACCTTGTTAAAAGCCCTGCAGTCCAGCAACCCTGCGGTTCTGATCGGAAGCCATGTGAAGGTGTATTTCTGTGGTCAACACCACGAGGAGTTGCAACAACACAAGACCATGCTGGACGCACTGCTGTACAGCAACCCAAAACTGAAACTGGCAGAGGTGTACAACATTCTGGGTCACCTGGATCTGCCCAGAGACCCCAGAATGGAAATTGCTGGCCTGTCTGGAGGAGAAAGAACCCGTCTGTCACTGGCCTGCCTGAGCGTCACGGATGCCCACCTGTTGCTGCTGGATGAGCCCACCAACCACCTGGACATTCAGAGCATTGAAGCCCTGGAAGACTTCCTGCTGGCTTTTGGAGGCGGCATGGTTTTTGCCAGCCACGACCAGCGCCTGGTGGAAAAGGTGGCCACCCACACCCTCACTTTGCAAGGCCAGGGGCATGTTCTGGTGGACAGGTGA
- the cynS gene encoding cyanase: protein MTRDEVTQMILNAKARENLSWTALAETIGQSKEWSTAALLGQMTLTKEQAEKVGAVLQLPEEAIQTLQTVPYRGSLPSAVPTDPLIYRFYELIQVYGTTIKTLIHEEFGDGIMSAIDFSMDISREEDPRGDRVKIVLNGKFLPYKMY from the coding sequence ATGACCCGAGATGAAGTCACCCAGATGATCCTGAATGCCAAGGCCCGAGAGAACCTCAGCTGGACTGCACTGGCAGAAACCATCGGTCAGAGCAAAGAGTGGAGCACTGCAGCCTTGCTGGGTCAGATGACCCTCACCAAGGAACAGGCCGAAAAGGTGGGTGCAGTGTTGCAACTGCCAGAAGAAGCCATCCAGACCCTGCAAACCGTTCCCTACAGAGGATCGCTGCCCTCTGCTGTGCCCACAGACCCTCTGATCTACCGTTTTTATGAACTGATTCAGGTGTATGGCACCACCATCAAAACCCTGATTCACGAGGAGTTTGGCGATGGCATCATGAGCGCCATTGACTTCTCCATGGACATTTCCAGAGAAGAAGACCCCAGAGGAGACAGGGTCAAAATCGTTCTGAATGGGAAATTTTTGCCTTACAAGATGTACTGA